The Magnetococcales bacterium nucleotide sequence TTCACCCTTCTCGGGTCACTTCAAACATCCAGCCGGTTGCCTCCAGGCAAAGACCACGCCGGAAATTTAATTCGAAGTCACCCCGTCCATCATTGCAGTAACACGCCTGCTCATACTCGAAACCTTTTGCCCCGACGCAAACACTCTACCCCAGTCATTCCCCCGCATGCAAGATAATTCCATCACGGAAACAGCTCCGCGCCGAATTTTGTCATCCGGTGAATCATGCGGCTGGCTGCGCAGCCGTTCGGGGGTGTTGGGCCTTTTCACAACCGGGTGATTGACCAACGCCTTGTTGCGGGTTGGGCCTTGAGGTTGGCAGGAGGAAGTGCGGGGTTTTTTATGGAAAGCTTAAAAAAAATTATACGAATTACAGAAAAAATAAAATCCACGTCAAAGGACAGAACATTTCCTTTTTTTGATATTTAAAGGATAACAGATTGAAAGGATAGGGGTTTATTGCTCCTGTGGCGTCTCCCAACACACACGGTTCCGGCCGGACTCCTTCGCTTTGTACAACTGCGCGTCCGCCTGGGCCAGCAGTTCCTTTACCGTCACCCCCGGCCAGGTCTGCGCCATGCCCTGCGATATCGTAATATGCGCTACCTCCCCCGTCTGCACCAACTGAATCTCCCGATGCTGCGCCGCCTGTCTCACCCGCTCCACCACCGGCAAAGCATCCCCCAATCGCGTGCCCGGAAACAACAACACAAACTCCTCCCCCCCATACCGCGCTACCTCATCCCCCTTGCGTACATGATCCCGCATCACCTTGCCCAGGGTAATGAGCGCCATGTCCCCGCCCTGGTGCCCATAGGTGTCGTTGAACCGCTTGAAATGATCCACATCCACCATCACCAATACCCCCGGACGCCCCCCATCGTTGGTCTCCGCAACCATCTTCGCCACCGCATCCTCAAACCAGCGCCGGTTATGCACCCCCGTCAAAGCGTCCCGCG carries:
- a CDS encoding GGDEF domain-containing protein translates to MNGLSDKTLQQLILLQGVNPDRVRPYLEGCTQRELAKGDILLSPEQENRHLYLILSGTFSVHVESQASPQIRVIVAGESVGELSLIRRQRPSAWVVALEESRVVQLDAEAFWGLVDCSGQVARNLFELMARWLLENTDHLVENRRTIETLAEQNTRDALTGVHNRRWFEDAVAKMVAETNDGGRPGVLVMVDVDHFKRFNDTYGHQGGDMALITLGKVMRDHVRKGDEVARYGGEEFVLLFPGTRLGDALPVVERVRQAAQHREIQLVQTGEVAHITISQGMAQTWPGVTVKELLAQADAQLYKAKESGRNRVCWETPQEQ